In Peromyscus maniculatus bairdii isolate BWxNUB_F1_BW_parent chromosome 9, HU_Pman_BW_mat_3.1, whole genome shotgun sequence, one genomic interval encodes:
- the LOC143267321 gene encoding uncharacterized protein LOC143267321, protein MVRRPATLWLSPCTDSSAEPGAWRSAPKRPQRHTPRRQHRARSGKPSAEAASCSPRLFRSLFLGLPEGNRAALTALDDAEERFPPRLGRQALTLEPRTPAWWAGGRTGEPGPGRTQQGTKLPSFSSGRLHKGLSEEQD, encoded by the exons ATGGTGCGGCGACCAGCGACCCTCTGGCTGTCCCCCTGCACCGACAGCTCCGCAGAGCCTGGAGCCTGGAGGAGCGCCCCCAAGCGGCCGCAGAGGCACACGCCCCGACGCCAGCACCGCGCAAGATCCGGAAAGCCCTCTGCGGAAGCGGCTAGCTGCTCGCCCCGCCTCTTCCGCTCTCTCTTTCTAGGTCTACCGGAAGGCAACAGGGCGGCCCTGACTGCCTTAGACGATGCGGAAGAG CGATTCCCACCCCGCCTAGGGCGGCAAGCGCTGACCTTGGAGCCCCGGACACCAGCCTGGTGGGCAGGGGGCCGCACCGGAGAGCCTGGGCCGGGCCGGACACAGCAGGGGACGAAGCTGCCTTCCTTTTCCTCGGGAAGACTTCATAAAGGACTGAGCGAGGAGcaggattaa